In Deferribacteraceae bacterium V6Fe1, one genomic interval encodes:
- a CDS encoding ferritin family protein gives MEITIKEALEDAKRKEELAYEFYMKLNDYVSDLGAKTIIKELAEEEVKHKNLIQDMIDTGKIDSVGLDTKYYYTDLGITNLVLPKVITEDMSVQDVLRIAMKHEDNSRVFYEKLAEKYSGTPAEEVFNRLAIEESLHRNTIQKMYEDIVLSEN, from the coding sequence ATGGAGATAACAATTAAAGAAGCATTGGAAGATGCAAAAAGAAAAGAAGAATTGGCTTACGAATTTTATATGAAGCTTAATGACTACGTAAGTGATTTGGGTGCTAAAACTATAATAAAAGAGCTTGCTGAAGAAGAGGTCAAGCATAAAAATCTTATCCAGGATATGATAGATACCGGTAAGATTGATAGTGTAGGGCTTGATACTAAATATTATTATACTGACCTTGGCATTACTAACCTTGTACTTCCGAAGGTTATTACTGAGGATATGTCAGTACAGGATGTCCTCAGAATAGCTATGAAGCATGAGGATAATTCAAGGGTATTTTATGAAAAGCTCGCTGAGAAATACAGCGGGACACCTGCTGAGGAAGTATTTAATCGACTTGCCATTGAGGAGTCGTTGCACAGAAATACGATACAAAAGATGTATGAAGATATAGTTCTCAGTGAGAATTAA
- a CDS encoding cold-shock protein, whose amino-acid sequence MSNTGTVKWFNDSKGYGFITSSTGEDVFVHYSAITGEGFKSLKEGDKVTFEVVEGPKGPQAANVSKA is encoded by the coding sequence ATGAGTAACACAGGTACCGTTAAGTGGTTCAACGATTCAAAAGGCTATGGTTTCATCACTAGTTCAACTGGAGAGGATGTATTCGTACATTACTCAGCTATCACAGGTGAAGGCTTCAAGTCTTTAAAAGAGGGTGATAAGGTTACATTTGAAGTAGTAGAAGGACCAAAGGGACCACAAGCAGCTAACGTTTCAAAAGCGTAA
- a CDS encoding DUF2905 domain-containing protein codes for MNPGIGRMLILLGIIFIIAGFIFITGEKIGLGRLFGDIYYKKGNFSFYFPITTSIIISIILTILLNIFFRK; via the coding sequence ATGAACCCAGGTATAGGACGGATGCTAATTCTTTTGGGAATAATCTTTATAATTGCAGGGTTTATTTTTATTACGGGAGAAAAAATAGGACTTGGAAGATTATTCGGGGATATTTATTATAAAAAAGGGAATTTCAGTTTCTATTTCCCCATTACAACATCAATAATTATAAGTATTATATTGACTATTTTGCTAAATATCTTTTTCAGAAAATAA
- a CDS encoding epoxyqueuosine reductase QueH yields the protein MKILLHQCCGPCSIYPIEILLENNFEVTTYFYNPNIHPMHEFYKRLNGAIDVSKYYNLKCLVSNDYGLAAFLNTDFLDSSIRCSFCYDMRIKNVAKYAAEKGYDCFSSSLLYSKYQNHEEIINICEKYSKEYGVNFYYYDFREGWKTGIEKSKSMEIYRQQYCGCIFSETDRYDKQLSNQLIKRIESDNSVEAV from the coding sequence ATGAAAATATTGCTGCATCAGTGCTGCGGGCCCTGTTCTATTTACCCAATTGAAATACTGCTTGAAAACAATTTCGAAGTAACAACTTATTTTTATAACCCCAATATCCACCCTATGCACGAATTTTACAAACGTCTAAACGGAGCAATAGATGTTTCCAAATATTACAATTTAAAATGCTTGGTATCAAATGATTACGGTTTAGCAGCATTTTTAAATACCGACTTTTTAGACAGCAGCATAAGATGCTCATTCTGTTACGATATGAGAATCAAAAACGTTGCAAAATATGCCGCAGAAAAAGGTTATGACTGTTTTTCATCTTCTCTTCTGTATAGCAAATATCAAAATCATGAAGAAATAATTAATATTTGTGAAAAATATTCGAAAGAGTACGGTGTAAATTTTTACTACTACGATTTCAGAGAAGGTTGGAAAACAGGGATTGAAAAATCCAAAAGCATGGAAATTTACAGACAACAATATTGTGGCTGCATATTCAGTGAGACTGACAGGTATGATAAACAATTAAGTAATCAATTAATTAAAAGAATTGAATCTGACAACTCTGTGGAGGCGGTATGA
- the hcp gene encoding hydroxylamine reductase, translating to MFCYQCSEASKGVGCNIKGVCGKNDEVATLQDCLVYTLKGLSYVAIKAREKGINTEEADLFVLEGLFSTITNVNFDPERFVEYNKKALKLRDELAEKVGELNNAPDAVTWKSSQTKEDFLAKGTAVGVMSEANEDIRSLKELIIYGLKGVAAYADHAYVLKYKNSEITEFTEKALVETLRKDITVDELVALTLQTGEIAVKTMALLDEANTTKYGKPEITEVYTGLYEGPGILVSGHDLLDLEELLIQTEGTGVKVYTHGEMLPAHAYPEFKKYKHLAGNFGTAWFNQTKEFPLFNGPILFTTNCIVPPKDEYKDRIFTTGLVGWPGIKHIPNAPEGKMKDFSAMIKMAKDLGGLTPVEGKKIVIGFAHDQVLSLADKVIEAVQSGAIKRFVVMAGCDGRLKEREYYTELAKKLPKEAVILTAGCAKYRYNMLDLGDIGGIPRVLDAGQCNDSYSLAYIALKLKEALGLDDINDLPISYDIAWYEQKAVCVLLALLYLGVKGIRLGPVLPAFLSPNVAKVLVENFDIKPIGSVDEDLEAIMAGK from the coding sequence ATGTTTTGTTATCAATGTTCAGAAGCGTCAAAAGGTGTAGGATGTAATATTAAAGGGGTATGTGGTAAAAATGACGAAGTAGCTACCCTGCAAGATTGTTTGGTTTATACCCTAAAAGGTCTATCATATGTGGCAATCAAAGCCAGAGAAAAAGGTATTAATACAGAAGAGGCGGATTTATTTGTATTGGAAGGGCTTTTTTCTACAATTACAAACGTGAATTTTGACCCTGAGAGATTTGTTGAGTATAACAAAAAGGCTTTAAAGTTGAGAGATGAATTGGCTGAAAAAGTTGGAGAATTAAATAACGCACCCGATGCGGTTACTTGGAAATCAAGTCAGACTAAGGAAGATTTTCTTGCTAAAGGCACAGCAGTGGGAGTTATGTCTGAAGCTAATGAAGACATTAGATCACTAAAAGAGCTTATTATTTACGGGCTTAAAGGTGTAGCAGCTTATGCTGATCACGCATATGTCTTAAAGTATAAGAATAGCGAGATTACTGAATTCACTGAAAAGGCACTTGTTGAGACTTTGAGAAAAGATATAACTGTTGATGAGTTGGTAGCACTTACCCTTCAAACCGGAGAGATAGCCGTTAAGACTATGGCACTTCTTGACGAAGCAAATACCACTAAATATGGCAAACCTGAAATTACAGAAGTGTATACTGGATTATATGAAGGTCCGGGTATACTTGTGAGTGGCCACGACCTTTTGGATTTGGAAGAGCTTTTGATTCAGACCGAAGGCACAGGCGTAAAGGTGTATACACACGGTGAAATGCTTCCGGCTCACGCATATCCAGAGTTTAAAAAATACAAGCATTTGGCCGGTAATTTTGGAACAGCTTGGTTTAATCAGACCAAAGAATTCCCGCTTTTCAATGGACCTATCCTTTTTACTACTAACTGTATTGTCCCGCCAAAGGATGAATACAAGGATAGAATATTTACAACAGGGCTTGTCGGCTGGCCTGGTATAAAACATATTCCTAATGCGCCGGAAGGTAAAATGAAAGACTTTTCCGCAATGATTAAAATGGCTAAAGATTTGGGCGGACTTACTCCTGTTGAAGGGAAAAAAATAGTTATCGGTTTTGCACATGACCAGGTATTAAGCCTTGCTGATAAAGTTATTGAGGCCGTTCAGAGTGGCGCAATAAAAAGATTTGTAGTAATGGCAGGTTGTGATGGAAGATTAAAAGAAAGAGAATACTACACAGAGCTTGCTAAAAAGCTTCCTAAAGAGGCTGTAATTTTGACTGCCGGTTGTGCAAAATACAGATACAACATGCTTGACTTAGGGGATATCGGAGGTATTCCAAGAGTACTTGATGCAGGCCAGTGTAACGACTCATATTCGTTAGCCTATATTGCTTTGAAATTGAAAGAAGCGTTAGGGCTTGACGATATAAATGATCTGCCAATATCTTATGATATTGCATGGTATGAACAAAAAGCAGTTTGCGTCCTTTTGGCACTCCTTTATTTAGGTGTCAAAGGTATTAGGCTTGGACCGGTTCTTCCTGCATTTTTATCACCAAATGTGGCAAAAGTATTGGTAGAAAATTTCGATATTAAGCCTATTGGCTCAGTGGATGAAGACTTAGAAGCTATAATGGCAGGAAAATAA
- a CDS encoding NAD(P)-dependent glycerol-3-phosphate dehydrogenase, whose product MQGKIAVIGGGSWGTALGNLMAENNYEVTIYALEPEVVKGINDKNQNPLFLGGVKLDKKLRADLLKNFQGGYEKILWAVPTQFTRETLKKISSLLAGKSIIVATKGIEINTGELIIEIISDVISANLSILSGPSFAKEVCERKPTAVSIASSNEIEAKRWQEILSNTYFRAYTSDDVVGVEVGGAIKNVIAIATGICDGLQLGHNARAGIITRGLAEITRLGIRLGGKKETFMGLSGMGDLVLTCTGDLSRNRNVGLKIAEGYTLEEILKNMKMVAEGVFTAKAVKNLSEKLNIEMPISNEIYEILYNNKNPKQSLLDLMNRPLKEEHA is encoded by the coding sequence ATGCAAGGAAAAATAGCAGTCATTGGCGGCGGAAGCTGGGGCACCGCGCTTGGCAATCTTATGGCAGAAAATAATTATGAAGTAACAATATATGCATTAGAGCCTGAAGTTGTAAAAGGGATAAATGATAAAAATCAAAACCCACTATTTTTAGGAGGGGTAAAACTTGACAAAAAGCTCAGGGCCGATTTGCTTAAAAATTTTCAAGGCGGATATGAAAAAATATTATGGGCTGTGCCTACACAATTTACAAGAGAGACGCTAAAGAAAATAAGCAGTTTATTGGCCGGAAAATCGATAATAGTAGCTACAAAAGGGATAGAAATAAATACCGGGGAGCTGATAATTGAAATAATTTCAGACGTGATAAGTGCAAATCTTTCAATTTTATCAGGTCCATCATTTGCCAAAGAGGTGTGCGAAAGAAAGCCGACCGCAGTTAGTATTGCCTCAAGTAATGAGATAGAAGCAAAAAGGTGGCAGGAGATATTGTCCAATACTTATTTCAGAGCATATACAAGTGATGACGTAGTAGGTGTAGAGGTCGGAGGAGCTATAAAAAATGTCATAGCAATTGCTACAGGTATTTGTGATGGCCTACAACTTGGCCACAATGCAAGGGCAGGGATTATCACACGTGGTCTTGCTGAAATAACAAGGCTTGGTATACGACTTGGAGGAAAAAAAGAAACTTTTATGGGTCTAAGCGGAATGGGGGATTTGGTCTTAACATGTACAGGCGATTTGAGCAGAAACAGAAATGTCGGACTTAAAATTGCAGAGGGGTATACACTCGAAGAAATATTAAAAAATATGAAAATGGTGGCTGAAGGGGTTTTTACAGCAAAAGCAGTAAAAAATCTTTCCGAAAAGCTGAATATAGAGATGCCGATATCAAACGAAATATACGAAATACTTTACAACAATAAAAATCCTAAGCAATCGCTGTTGGATTTGATGAACAGGCCTTTAAAAGAAGAGCATGCCTGA
- a CDS encoding late competence development ComFB family protein: MPKINIYDYDKIHNINEKRVWELLIQLIENDDSICTCRDCILDIVAITLNNIPPHYQVNEDDFSEAYKKISDEGILSELLNASEIVKKHPHHL, translated from the coding sequence ATGCCGAAAATTAATATATACGATTATGACAAAATACACAACATCAATGAAAAAAGGGTTTGGGAACTTTTGATTCAGCTTATTGAAAATGATGACTCCATATGCACTTGTAGGGATTGTATACTTGATATTGTTGCCATAACGTTGAACAATATTCCTCCTCACTATCAGGTCAATGAAGATGATTTTTCTGAGGCTTATAAAAAAATTAGTGACGAAGGTATACTTTCAGAGCTCTTGAATGCATCTGAAATTGTTAAAAAACATCCTCACCACTTATAA
- a CDS encoding NAD(P)-dependent oxidoreductase, whose amino-acid sequence MKISFVGFGKLGSAIAANLSNYYDIVGFNRTFEKIKNVKFKTRNLEDIVKNDIIILNLSDSTVVEEILFGQMGLINFGLKGKIIIDTTTNHFEKVLDFHKKLSELDSNYVEAPVIGSVIPALNGQLTVLASCKADTFNKTKNILEYIGKKVIHFTENGLATKLKLINNLVMSNIMFAISEALAFGEKIGLNKSNIIDVLENGAGNSLILNAKKEKLLTENFNPHFDLKTLLKDLNYADEMFESYNLPVLSNCTKNIYSIASNMGYSEKDFSSIYMFLKNIKGD is encoded by the coding sequence ATGAAAATTTCATTCGTAGGTTTTGGAAAGCTTGGCTCTGCAATAGCTGCCAATCTAAGCAATTACTATGATATTGTAGGTTTTAACAGAACTTTTGAAAAAATAAAAAATGTAAAGTTCAAAACACGCAATCTTGAAGATATTGTAAAAAACGATATTATTATCCTCAACCTATCCGACAGCACAGTGGTAGAGGAAATCCTCTTTGGACAAATGGGGCTCATAAATTTTGGTTTAAAAGGAAAAATCATAATAGATACCACCACTAATCATTTTGAAAAAGTTTTGGATTTTCATAAAAAACTTTCAGAGTTAGACTCAAATTATGTTGAAGCACCTGTTATAGGCAGTGTAATTCCGGCACTAAATGGTCAGCTCACGGTTCTTGCCTCGTGCAAAGCTGACACTTTCAATAAGACAAAAAATATTTTGGAATATATAGGTAAAAAAGTTATTCACTTTACCGAAAATGGTCTGGCAACTAAGCTAAAGTTAATAAATAATCTTGTAATGTCAAATATTATGTTTGCAATTTCCGAAGCACTTGCTTTTGGTGAAAAAATTGGTCTGAATAAAAGTAATATCATAGATGTCTTAGAAAATGGCGCAGGCAACTCATTGATACTTAATGCTAAAAAAGAAAAGCTTTTAACGGAAAATTTCAACCCTCATTTTGACTTAAAAACACTTCTAAAAGATTTAAATTATGCGGATGAAATGTTTGAAAGTTACAATCTGCCCGTGTTAAGCAATTGTACTAAGAATATTTACAGTATAGCTTCAAATATGGGGTATTCTGAAAAAGACTTCAGCTCGATTTATATGTTTCTCAAAAATATAAAGGGCGACTAA
- a CDS encoding branched-chain amino acid aminotransferase — protein sequence MKINFKLKDNSERLQSQLAPKEKLPFGKLRTDHMFVADYIDNEWKNAQVVPYSDFNIAPGAIVLHYAQSIFEGAKAFMHPDREIYTFRIDKNAERLNISADCLCMPNIPVDFQIEAIHTLIDVDRLWFPLQEGASLYIRPFMFSIDDSLGVHPGSKYKFAVILSPSGPYYPDGFSKPIKLLITKKFHRATPGGTGYAKASGNYAASLRAGEFAKKFGANQVLYLDTTNTYIEEAGAMNHYHITSDGTIVIPEFTDTILKSITSQSIIELAGELNLNVIQKRIKIDDFINDVKSGKIVEAGGFGTAAVISPVGEYVFEDGTSLTVGNGQIGPISKKIYEYYTGLQYGRIKDTKGWLRKVEKKHA from the coding sequence ATGAAAATAAACTTTAAACTAAAAGATAACTCAGAAAGACTGCAGTCTCAGCTTGCTCCAAAAGAAAAATTACCATTTGGGAAACTTCGTACTGACCATATGTTTGTTGCAGATTATATTGATAACGAATGGAAAAATGCTCAGGTTGTGCCATATTCTGATTTTAATATTGCGCCCGGAGCCATAGTCCTTCATTATGCTCAATCAATTTTTGAAGGGGCTAAGGCTTTCATGCACCCTGATAGGGAAATTTATACATTTAGGATTGACAAAAATGCTGAAAGATTAAATATTTCTGCTGATTGTCTTTGTATGCCGAATATCCCTGTTGATTTTCAGATTGAGGCCATACATACCTTAATTGATGTCGATAGGCTATGGTTCCCTTTGCAAGAAGGCGCTTCGCTATACATTAGGCCGTTTATGTTTTCAATTGATGACTCATTAGGTGTCCATCCGGGGTCAAAATATAAATTTGCCGTTATTCTTTCTCCAAGTGGTCCTTACTACCCCGACGGATTTTCAAAGCCTATCAAGCTGTTAATTACTAAAAAGTTTCACAGGGCCACTCCAGGCGGTACAGGATATGCAAAAGCTTCTGGTAATTACGCCGCTTCTCTCAGAGCTGGTGAGTTTGCAAAAAAATTCGGTGCCAATCAGGTATTATACCTTGATACTACAAACACATACATTGAAGAAGCGGGGGCTATGAACCACTACCACATAACTTCCGACGGCACTATTGTTATTCCTGAATTCACAGATACTATCTTAAAATCAATAACATCCCAATCAATTATTGAGCTTGCCGGTGAGCTTAATTTGAATGTTATTCAAAAAAGAATTAAAATTGATGATTTTATTAATGATGTAAAGTCTGGTAAAATTGTTGAAGCCGGTGGTTTTGGGACGGCTGCTGTTATTTCCCCTGTGGGTGAATATGTTTTTGAAGACGGTACATCTTTAACCGTCGGAAACGGACAGATTGGGCCTATTTCTAAAAAGATTTACGAATACTACACTGGTCTGCAATATGGAAGAATCAAAGATACAAAAGGATGGTTAAGAAAAGTTGAAAAGAAGCATGCCTAA
- a CDS encoding NADH-quinone oxidoreductase subunit M — protein sequence MMANILTILIFFPVLAAFFLFLFFRSGKATMWGAFIASVIELIMTMPLMTNFDKSYPGMQFVEKYDWISSFGVQYYVGVDGISILMVFLTTLLTAIAILGSFTYIQKRQREFYIAMLILEAAMVGVFVALDFFLFYILWEAMLIPMYLIIGVWGGARRIYAAVKFFLYTLAGSVFMMLAIIALYFKHGSITGNYTFDILAISSQSYGGGLFETLVFLAFFVGFAIKVPMFPVHTWLPDAHVEAPTAGSVILAGVLLKMGTYGFLRFCLPITPMASINFMPYVAVLSVIAIIYGALVAMVQEDIKKLVAYSSVSHMGFVTLGIYAFNQSGIEGGILQMFNHGIITGALFLLIGLIYERTHTRMIADYGGIASKVPVYATIFLIFTMGSIGLPSMGGFIGEFLVLVGSFKAFSNMAIIAASGVIFAAVYMLWMYQRVFFQSYNTGLHHLTDMNIREVIYIMPLIILVFWTGIYPETFTSYMHESVKHLVEQIQNIKVAMN from the coding sequence ATGATGGCGAATATTTTGACTATATTAATCTTCTTCCCGGTTTTAGCTGCATTCTTCCTCTTCCTGTTTTTTAGAAGCGGAAAGGCCACAATGTGGGGTGCGTTTATCGCAAGTGTGATAGAGCTTATCATGACAATGCCATTAATGACCAATTTTGATAAGTCTTATCCGGGAATGCAGTTTGTTGAAAAGTATGACTGGATCAGCTCATTTGGCGTTCAGTACTATGTTGGAGTAGACGGTATCTCAATTTTGATGGTGTTTTTAACCACATTGCTTACTGCAATAGCTATACTGGGTTCATTTACTTATATTCAAAAGAGACAAAGAGAGTTTTACATTGCTATGCTTATCTTGGAAGCCGCAATGGTAGGTGTGTTTGTTGCACTTGATTTCTTCCTCTTTTACATCTTGTGGGAAGCGATGCTTATCCCGATGTACTTGATAATCGGTGTGTGGGGCGGTGCAAGAAGAATTTATGCAGCAGTTAAATTCTTCCTTTATACTCTCGCAGGCTCAGTGTTTATGATGCTTGCAATTATCGCACTGTATTTTAAACATGGTAGCATTACCGGAAATTATACATTTGATATTCTTGCAATCTCAAGTCAGTCTTATGGCGGAGGTTTGTTTGAAACACTAGTATTTTTGGCATTCTTTGTAGGATTTGCCATTAAGGTACCAATGTTTCCGGTGCACACATGGTTACCTGATGCTCACGTTGAGGCACCAACTGCAGGGTCTGTAATACTTGCCGGTGTACTTCTTAAAATGGGTACTTACGGATTTTTAAGATTCTGTTTGCCTATTACACCAATGGCATCTATTAACTTCATGCCATATGTCGCTGTGCTTTCAGTAATTGCAATCATATATGGTGCACTTGTAGCTATGGTACAGGAAGACATAAAAAAACTTGTTGCTTACTCTTCAGTTAGCCACATGGGTTTTGTAACACTTGGAATTTATGCATTTAACCAATCAGGTATAGAAGGTGGTATTTTGCAAATGTTTAATCACGGTATTATTACCGGTGCCCTCTTCTTGCTTATCGGTTTGATATATGAAAGAACTCACACCAGAATGATTGCAGATTATGGCGGAATTGCATCAAAGGTTCCAGTATATGCGACTATATTCTTGATATTTACAATGGGTTCAATAGGTTTGCCAAGTATGGGCGGATTTATCGGTGAATTTTTAGTGTTGGTAGGAAGCTTTAAGGCATTTTCAAACATGGCGATCATCGCTGCATCTGGGGTTATTTTCGCTGCAGTGTATATGCTGTGGATGTATCAAAGAGTATTCTTCCAATCATACAACACCGGTTTGCACCATTTGACAGATATGAATATAAGAGAAGTAATTTATATTATGCCTCTGATAATTTTGGTATTTTGGACAGGTATATACCCTGAGACTTTTACGTCTTACATGCATGAAAGCGTAAAACATTTGGTAGAGCAGATTCAAAATATCAAAGTAGCGATGAATTAA
- a CDS encoding NADH-quinone oxidoreductase subunit N — protein sequence MGQSIVSILPEILMTIFGLMLIVIDVMTKDEKKSGVGYFGIAFILLTLLASVPVGGFKIVGFGQMLVWDSYAYAFFIVFAIAYILTTLGSVDYLRANGINKGEYYTILYFSIIGMMFMVSATDLSVLYLGLETMAIAMYIMAGFNKKDKRSNEAGIKYFIIGAFSSGILLYGLTYVYGYAGSTKYSVIAEMLRTNGVENLNIKLGLVMMLAGFAFKISAVPFHMWAPDVYSGAPTPVTGFMTVAPKAAAFGALIRFVMIALEPASVQWQLFFSILAVLTMTYGNLVAIAQNNVKRMLAYSAISHAGYMLIGLVAANDLGYKAIALYMIIYGFMNIGAFTILGQLKNKGIIDDERLESFAGLSKKHPLASLAMLIFMFSLAGIPPLAGFIGKFYIFSAAIKSGLVWLAIVGVVNSAIACYYYMRVTIYMYFKEAEYDATLEMKPASSIATFIAVVFVLLIGVFPSFFINIVKMMLV from the coding sequence ATGGGTCAGAGTATAGTTTCAATTTTACCAGAAATATTGATGACCATTTTCGGATTAATGCTGATAGTCATTGACGTAATGACTAAAGACGAGAAAAAATCCGGAGTGGGATATTTTGGGATTGCTTTTATCCTCCTTACGCTGCTTGCATCTGTTCCTGTTGGAGGGTTTAAGATAGTTGGTTTTGGTCAAATGTTGGTATGGGACTCATATGCTTATGCCTTTTTCATAGTATTTGCAATTGCTTATATTTTGACTACACTTGGCTCTGTAGACTATTTGAGAGCAAACGGTATAAATAAAGGTGAATATTATACAATTTTGTATTTTAGTATCATTGGTATGATGTTCATGGTTAGTGCAACCGACCTTTCCGTATTGTATCTTGGTCTTGAGACAATGGCTATTGCAATGTACATAATGGCCGGCTTTAATAAAAAAGATAAAAGGTCAAATGAAGCAGGGATCAAATATTTTATAATCGGTGCTTTTTCATCAGGTATATTGCTATATGGCCTGACATATGTATATGGTTATGCCGGGAGCACAAAATATTCAGTTATTGCTGAAATGCTGAGAACAAACGGTGTAGAAAATTTAAATATCAAACTTGGTCTTGTGATGATGCTTGCAGGGTTTGCATTTAAAATTTCTGCAGTGCCATTTCATATGTGGGCTCCGGATGTATATTCAGGGGCACCAACACCTGTTACTGGGTTTATGACTGTTGCGCCAAAGGCTGCTGCATTCGGTGCTCTCATAAGATTTGTAATGATTGCTCTTGAGCCAGCAAGTGTTCAGTGGCAGTTATTTTTCTCAATTTTGGCAGTTCTCACAATGACCTATGGTAACCTTGTGGCAATAGCACAAAACAATGTTAAAAGAATGCTTGCTTACTCAGCTATCTCTCATGCAGGTTATATGCTAATTGGCCTTGTTGCTGCAAATGATTTAGGATATAAAGCGATTGCCCTTTATATGATTATTTATGGTTTTATGAATATTGGTGCTTTTACGATACTTGGACAGCTTAAAAATAAAGGAATAATTGATGATGAAAGACTCGAAAGCTTTGCAGGACTTTCTAAAAAGCACCCGTTGGCATCACTTGCAATGTTGATATTTATGTTTTCACTTGCAGGTATTCCGCCTCTTGCCGGATTTATCGGTAAATTTTACATCTTCTCTGCTGCTATCAAAAGCGGTCTTGTATGGCTTGCTATAGTGGGTGTTGTAAATAGTGCGATTGCTTGCTACTACTACATGAGAGTAACAATTTACATGTACTTTAAAGAGGCTGAATATGATGCTACACTTGAAATGAAGCCTGCAAGTTCAATTGCTACTTTTATCGCAGTTGTATTTGTCCTTTTAATTGGTGTATTTCCATCATTTTTCATAAATATAGTAAAAATGATGTTAGTATAA
- a CDS encoding amino acid transporter — MSSYGSFINGFTLGFSLILAIGAQNAFVLKQGIKNNHIFLICIICALSDAFLIFVGVSGLGFIIKKFPVLLAITKYFGVIFLVYYGILNLYSALTKAHALEITNQDHHNIINIVMLTLGFTWLNPHVYLDTVLLLGSISAQYGHFRYFFAIGAICASFVFFFSLGYGARLFAPIFQKQISWKILEGVIGITMLIIALKIYLIPLNTI; from the coding sequence ATGTCTTCTTATGGTTCGTTTATAAATGGCTTTACTCTCGGATTTTCCTTAATATTGGCTATTGGAGCTCAAAACGCCTTCGTTTTAAAGCAAGGAATCAAAAATAATCATATTTTTTTAATATGCATTATCTGTGCATTGTCAGATGCCTTTCTTATATTTGTTGGTGTTTCAGGGCTTGGCTTTATAATAAAAAAATTCCCTGTCCTATTGGCAATTACCAAATACTTTGGAGTTATTTTTTTAGTATACTACGGTATATTAAACTTATACTCTGCTTTAACAAAAGCTCATGCACTGGAGATAACCAATCAGGACCACCATAATATAATAAACATTGTTATGTTAACTTTAGGTTTTACTTGGCTTAACCCACATGTTTACTTGGATACGGTATTACTATTAGGCTCTATTTCTGCGCAATATGGCCACTTCAGATACTTTTTTGCCATTGGTGCGATATGCGCTTCTTTTGTATTTTTCTTCTCCTTAGGTTATGGTGCCAGACTTTTTGCTCCTATTTTTCAAAAGCAAATCTCATGGAAAATACTTGAGGGAGTTATCGGTATTACAATGTTAATTATCGCCTTAAAAATCTATTTAATACCACTTAATACCATATGA